A single window of Gossypium hirsutum isolate 1008001.06 chromosome A10, Gossypium_hirsutum_v2.1, whole genome shotgun sequence DNA harbors:
- the LOC107896188 gene encoding variant surface antigen F, which produces MNIVANQSFLSFASIILLLSSIAIVGEARDPFNTLTPQNFAGGRVSNIFDIGLYLGAIKEAGPSRGEGHRFTGSRTIGGIKNGGPSIVEGQKLLNGLALGGLKDSGPSPGVGNKFTDERPSPGVGNKLIDSRTIGGIKDSGPSPGTGNKFTESGPSPGTGNKLTESGPSLGTGNKFTDSGPSPGTGNRFTNSGSSPGVGNK; this is translated from the coding sequence ATGAATATTGTAGCCAATCAATCTTTTTTAAGCTTTGCTTCTATTATTTTATTGCTGAGCTCCATTGCGATTGTGGGTGAAGCTCGTGATCCTTTCAATACCCTGACGCCCCAAAATTTTGCAGGTGGAAGGGTTTCTAATATCTTTGATATTGGCTTGTACCTTGGAGCAATCAAAGAGGCGGGTCCGAGTCGTGGTGAGGGACATAGGTTCACCGGTAGTCGCACCATTGGAGGCATTAAGAACGGCGGCCCAAGCATTGTTGAGGGACAAAAGTTACTTAATGGTTTGGCTCTTGGAGGTTTAAAGGACTCCGGCCCGAGCCCTGGTGTAGGAAACAAGTTTACAGACGAACGTCCGAGCCCTGGAGTAGGAAATAAGTTAATTGATAGCCGAACCATTGGTGGCATCAAGGACTCCGGACCAAGCCCTGGAACGGGAAATAAGTTTACTGAATCCGGACCAAGCCCTGGAACGGGAAATAAGCTTACCGAATCCGGACCAAGCCTTGGCACAGGAAATAAGTTTACCGACTCCGGTCCAAGCCCTGGAACAGGAAATAGGTTTACCAACTCCGGCTCGAGCCCTGGTGTGGGAAACAAATAA